gcccctcgagcctgtccccccatttaatgagatcatggctgatctgtggtctAACTCCCAATACCTGCCTTTAACCAATATCCCTTATAATCATTGCTCAACAAAAATAATGTTCACAATTCATCACTAGAAAAGTGTAATGAGTGTAAAATAGTACAGGAAATCAGTGAAGAAGAAATAGATTAGTATTAATTCCATTATAGTTTTTATCGATATGATATTGGGTTTATTAATTTAATTGATTTTTTAAGATTAATCTTCACGCTGTTCATGCAGATTACCAGTCAAAACAtcctcctgaagtgcatcttcttgCCACCTAGTTTCACTGGTGTCTGAGATTTCGTAACCAAGGCTCCTGAAGACGCGTTCGCTTTCCTGCCACGTCTTTTGAAAATTCTTCAGCAATTCTTCTGGTGTGTTATCAGCTGACATATCCAATATCTGTCCTGAAATTACATCTTCGTAGGTTGGCGGTGCATGCCTTGAATCAATGCCTGAAAACATTTCAGAGTGCTGGATTCTAGTTCTGGAACCGGTTGCTTCAGTAACAAAACCATCCACATGTGCAAGCTGCTTATTAATTACATCTGGATATGGCCGAGATTGTGTTGCTGCCTTAATTCCTTCCTTGACTCTCTGTGAATACTTAGATTTTTTCAGATGTTTTCCATCTCCCTGGGGTTGTTCATGTTTTATAGGAATAGTCATTTGCCCAGAGCTTTCAAACACAGGTTTCACATCAAATGTTGGGATTTCCTCAAACAAAGGTATTTTCCCAAACAGGTTAGCTTCACCGTCTGTTCCTGACCTTTCAGTGATTATGACTGGTTCTTTTTGGAAAGAAATTGCTTGATCTGGCACTTCAAATTTATGAACACATTCTGAAAGATCTACTTTGGGCATCTGGACATTCTGCTTGCCAGCAGCAGATTCAGAATCCTCTGTGTCAGAGCCCAAACGTTCTGGAATGTCTATAGGATCTTTACGCATATACACTTTGTTTTTTTCTGACCTCCGAGCCTCTTCAAACATTTCGGTCATATCCTTAACCGTAACGGACTTTACAGGAGATTCATGTTTAGGTAATATGTCTGTAACTGGCGTGTCAATCTTTAACTGTCGTCGAAGAGTTGCTGGGGATGGAATAATTTCTGACCTCTTTTCTGCTACCTGAACATGTGTAGACTGCGTAGATTGTGAAATACCCTGTGACAGTTTGGCTGTGGTACCTTTAAGTTTGGCAAGCTGGTCATAACGTTTACTTCTCGGTAGAGAAGGTGATGTTGATGATGTGCGAATCCTGGATGTTGGCATGTCAGAGCTGTGCATTGGTATGGGAGACATCTGTGTAGTTTCCTGATGGACTGGAGATGGTGTACTATATGCTTTCTGAGAAAGTGGAGGAGAGGAAACAGTTCTAAGGGGTGATTCTGTGCGCCTTGCAGTAGACTCAATAGTGATGTATGAAGGGGATGGCGATGGCATTCTTTTTGCCGGAGATTGAGCTCTCTGCCCTGCAGGTTCACTCAATTGTTGTCTTCTACTTTCACATGCTTGCTCTTCCACATTTCTTTTTCCTTGTTTATCTAATTTGCAAGAGCCAATGCTTATCTTGGATATTTTCTGTGATGGAGTGCTgccactaaatgtttctttttcaggTTTTAAACCAGACATAGAAATCAACGCTTTTTGTATTGATTCATCAAAGTAGGCAAGCTTTAGTAATGCTCTCTCTTTAATCTGTGTTAGTTCTTTTTTCATCTTTTGCAAATCATTCCCTTTGATATCCTTCATTGGAAATCTATGAACATCTGTCAGCCATTTAGGAACCACTTCCAAAAAGGCTTTCAGTGCGTTTAGATCCATGTTGTCATTTGCTTTTTCAAATTGAATCAATCGGAATAAAATATTTTGCAGTTCCTCACGCTTTCGGTAACTATCACTAATTTCTACATAATGTCTTGCTATACCTTTATCAAATTCCTTTTCATGTATAGCAGTACTTCCACTTTCCTCCTTCTCCTGGTTTGTACGTTCCATGTGAGCAGGGGCCAGCCCTTGCTTAGTGCCTGCATGTTTTACATAAAAAGACTGCTCTTCTGTTGCCTGAAAAGATCCCTGTTCTATCTTATGTTCAATCTGATTTTCTGAAAATAGCATTTCTTTCCAATCATGGTGTTCGCCTAAAGGCTTTTGATTATTTACTATTAAGTCAGCTTTCTGCTGATCTTGTTCACCTTGAAATTTTGGAAACACTTCCTTCTGGGCTTTAACATGATGCATCTGCATTTTTTCATTCTTTATTTCTTTGTAAACGGCTCCTTTTCCCTTCTTTTCTTGTACTTTCTGAGTTTCTTCTGAATGAGCTCTATAGGTTTGTTGATTATGTTGTGCTGCTTTCTTGTTTTTCACTTGATCTTGTGCAACATTTGTTGCAAGCGTTTGTGGAATAGTTGTCGTTTCAATGTTATGATCCTTACTTTCAGTTGCTGATAGGTAATATTTACCCATATGATTATGTTGCTGAACAATAACATTATGCTGCTCTTGTTTAGCCACATCCATACAGTTATTTTGTTTTAGTTGAAATTGTTTAGTGGCAGTTTTCTCTTGACTTTTATTTTCTTCTGGTTTCAAAATTTGTTTTTGCTCCTCTTTGTATGAGAGtgcactttctttcttttcttgCATTGTGTGACCCCCTTTAGATAGCTGAGTAGTCTTGACCTTAAATTTTGGCGAAGGAACTGATTGAGGCTTTATATGACCAGGCTGTTCTTGTGCCTTTGCATGTGTCTCTTTGTCTTGTTTAATGGTTTCCAAGCCAATATCTTTCACTGAACCTTTAAATGCATTAAATATGTCTTCCTTATTGCTCGTTACATCTGAGGAATATTTTAAGATATGGTGCAGTTGCTCTGAAGCAGCTACCACTGCTGTCTGGGAGGAAGAATCCAAAGTAGATATCAAAACTTCTGATGCAGTGGGCTCTGACGGCTCTGGATGAATGTGCTGCTCTGCAGTGGGGGTCTCTGCCGGTTTTGGGTAAATCTGATACTTCTGAACAGGTGGCATGTTTTCTCGTTGCACTACCTGACCAGCTGGGGAAGTCAAGTGATCAGCAGATGATTTAACATTCGGCAAAACTGAAGGCATCACTGTGAAACTATTTTCAGATCCTCCTTTAGTTGGGCTTTTTGATGCTGCTGTGGCTGGCTTTCCCAAATTTGTGGGCCAAGCCATTTTAGCTGCTCTACTTCTTTccatttcttctctctctttcctgTATTTTTCTTCTGCTACCATTAAAGGAGTTTTAAATTTCCTGGCATAAGGCTGCGGTTTTATAGTTTCTCTCGTGGATGAAGGATTTGGTGGCATAAAAGCGTGGTTAACAGCAGAAGCAGCCTGTGCTGGATTTTCCTGTGTTGGCTTTTGAACGGGCCTTATTTCTGGCTGATGGGGTGGTGATTGTATAACTTGTGGACGTGTTAAATGCTGAACAGGTTCAGGATGTTTCCCTTGTGCGGGTTCATGTTTCTGCTGTTGAATATCTTGCTTTGAAGACATGGGATCCTCAGCTATAGTTACATTTGGTTTTGAGATAAGTTGGAGGTTCTTAAGTTGTTCTTTTTGTTTATTGTATTCAAGATTCGGCATTTTTGGTGAAGGCTGCAACTTTGATGCCTTATTAACAAGTTTCCTTTGTTGGGAAGGTGATCGGGGGTGCGATGATGGTAGTGGTAGTAAGTTTAAATCAGACGGTGAAGGAGATGGAGGAAGAAGATGTCCTGCTGTGAACATTTCCTGGAGAAGTGGTATTGTAGGACtgatagggggagggggaggaggtggagtaGGAAAAGGAGAAGGAGGGAGTTCAGTTTCATACATTTCTGATTTTATCTGGactaatggtggtggtggtggtggtgggagaggaAACATTTGACCATCTTCTTCTATATGCGAAGGAGGAGGAGAAAGCACAAATTTACCATGAGAGGATAGTGGAGCAGGTGGAATTGTAAACTGAACCCCTGACATACTCTTTTTGTCCATCTTTTCATGGCTTAATCCTTTCTTTCTGGTATTTTGAGTTTGAATGTCCATTTTGTTTGTAGATATTCGTACTTTTTCAAATGAAGTAGTTCCAGATTTGATCTTAGATGCAAGTCCTTTATTTCCTCTCTGACTATGGTTGTCGATGGTTTTATGCAGCTCGTTGTTCCTTTTAATTTCCTGTTTACTTTTTATATCATATTCCATTATGGACTGGGACGTAGAAGTCTGGACTGTTTGATTGGATACCTGTGCCATTTGCTGCACAATACTGGTGCCCTGAATGGGTTGAGAGTTCATGACTTGTGCAACTACTGTTTCAATGTCTGTAAAAATGTCAGCCTTTGGTATTTCAATAATCTCAGAAGTTCTTGGTGGCTGGAAAGAACTCTGACCATCTGCTGAGACTGAAACCAGCTGTTTAGCTATTTGCTTGTCAAATGAACCAAAAGGTTCTCTTATTTTGTGTGCATCGTATGTATCATCTGTGGACTTAATTCTGGTTGCTTGTACACTTTGTGCACCACTACATTTAGATGTCCTCCTGGTACTGTGCACATCTAAGGTTTTCGTTATGTCTTCTTTAACAACTTCATTTACTTTAGATTGATGTTGCTTATCAGGTGGCGAAAGAGATTGAACTTCATCTTGTATATCACTTTTCACCGAATCATCTGCTTTCACGTTAACTATTTTAATACTCTCATGTTTTGTCTGTATTGTGTTAACGTTTTTTGTAATATCCATCCAACTTTGTTCTTGAGTTGTTAAAAGAGGTTTTATGGAATTACATGCACCTCTTTTATGGCCAGTGTCCTTTGCAACAGTTTTCTGTTTATGGCTTTCCTGATGGATTTTATTTTGAACAGCTCCTGTTCCACTAGCCTGAGGTTGCATCCACTGTTCTGATGGATGCTGTAAATTTTGGATAGTAGCTTTTGCATCTCCTTTATTGCTTATCCAGTGCAGCACTTTCTTTTCAGAAGCGGTTTCCAATACATTCCTCATTGAGGATTGAAGGTCAGTTCTCATTCTGATTCCCCTTTCAGCCTGCTCCTTTTTGTTTTGGACGTTGTCTAAACATTTTGAAATACATTGGAGGTCACCATGTTCCCCATCTCCTTCGACCACTTCAATATTGGTATATTTTGACTTTCCCAGTGAATCTAGAGTGCCTTTAATGTCTCCTGGAATTACTTCAAACTTTTCAATACATGTTTTCTGAGATTTTGCTTCTTCAAGAGATTTGAGAGTTGCAGATAGATTGCCACGTACAACTTGTTCCTTTTCTACTACCGTGGGTTGATTTATGGCCTGATTGAGTGAATACAAAGCTGCTCTTAAATCGCCTCGTACAATTTCTTCTTTTTCTACACTGGCAGATACAGTTTGTTTCTCTGCCATAAAAGTCAGCACTGCATTTTGGACATCACCAAACAGAATTTCAGATTCCGCAACTGTCCGTTCAATCTGCGTTTGCTGCTTCTTCAGCTTTTGTTTGGCACCCTCAACATCTCCATATATTATTTCCTCGGCCTTCTGTTGCGCCATTGTGCTTTCGTCAGTCCCTTGCTGAAGTACTTTAAGATAGTCCAATGCTCCCGATTCGATACAAGTTGTGTAAAACTGAACGTTGCCCTTTTCGGTGTCATTTACTCTGACCTTCTGTGCAAGTTCACTGCTCTGAGACGTAGCAGCTATCAGCTTATCAATTGCAGCTTGTATATCGCCTTTTGTTACTTCACCTTGCTGAACCTTCATGTTATCTGATCTGTTGAGAAGAGAATAAACTGTCATCTTAacatcccctttctcactctcctgAATCAGAATCCCCTTTTTTGCAGAGCTGTCGCGACTTAAAAGATTGCTGATAACTTGCTGAATATCACAACCAAGTATTTCTTCTTTTTCAACATTAATATCCGTTGTCTTCTTCAAAAGTTGTGCTCTTGTCAAATGAATGTTACCTTTTTCATTAGGGTCCACAGTAATTCCCTTTTCTGTACTGTCCTTTTTGGATAGTAATTCGATCATTATTTTTTGGAGATCTCCTCTGATAATCTGTTCCTTTTCTACCTCGGGGGATGTTTGATTCAGAAGTTGATATTTTGCCATTCTGACATCCCCAACCTCATCTGCTTCAATGATGATTCCTTGGGATTGGAGAAGTTTGCAGTCGTAGAGTGACTTAAGTGTTCCCTCAATATTTTTTCCTATTATTTCTGACCTTTCTACTGCACTTTCATTGAATTGGTGCAAAGGTGTAGTTTCAAAAAGCCAGGTTGTAGTTTTAACATCCACCTGTGGAATTTCTTCGTGAAGTATTTTTAGATGTGTATCATTCACTTCCTTTACGCTATTCAATGGTTGCTTCTCAAAaagccaaatggcctgttttaCATCTCCTTTTTGTATATCCTCTCGTCCAACTGTCTCAATCTCTTTATATTCTGCATCTTCCCCTTTTATTTCATCAATGGTATGTGATTCAAAAAGCCAAGTGGCAGTCCTTACGTTACCATGCTGTATTTCGCTGACACTGACTGTTCTAACATATTTCTGATCACGGTCAGACTCAAATAGTTGGGTACTTGATCTCACATTGCCACCTTGTACGTCAGAAACTGTTTTGAATTTTACTTTCTCATGATCTGTAATTTTGTCCAGTGGTTGTGTTTCAAATCTCCAGCGTGCAGAAGTAACGTCCCCTTTTTGAATATCCTCCTGTGTCACAGCTTTGATGACATATACTTCATCAGTTTCTTTAATTAAATCTAGTGGCTTAGTTTCAAACAGCCACCTggtgccccgcacatctccactaatCACTTCCTCTTTCCGAACAGTTGTGACTTCATGATAACATCCTTCCTTATCTTTGATGGCATACAATGGTTGAGTTTCAAACAACATTGTGTAGTTCTTAACGTCTCCTTTTTCTATTTGTTCCATACTAAACCTATTGAGATCTGTGGTCTCCGAAGAGTCTTCCTTAATCTGATCCAATGAGTAAGTCTCAAAAATGAAACGCCCTTTATCAACATCCCCACCCTGAACATCGTTGATTGTGCGGAGAATTGCTCGCTCTTCAGCATTTTCTTTTATAGCATCTATTGGATGATTTTCAAAAAGCCAAGTGCAATTAATAACATTGCCTTTCTGAATATCTTCTGCTGTCATTGATTTAATTTTCTTCAACATCTCTTCTGAACTGGAGTTGATCAGATCAAGAGATTTGTTTTCAAAGATCCACTTCTTACGAGATACATCCCCTGATTGTATATCTATTTTAGTTACCTGCCTAAATTCTTCCTTCTCTCCTTGTATATTTCCGAGAGGTTCAGTCTCAAACAGGAAGCAGGCCATTCGCACATCACTTCCCTGGATGTCCTCCCGCTGTACTGTACGTGTGGTTAGAATTGTTTCTGAATGATCTTTTATTGCATCTAAGGGCTGAGTTTCAAATAACCAAGTACACGTTTCTACATCTCCTTTCTGAATCTCATCTACTTCATTTTTAATATCTACTTTTTCATAAAGAGCATCCATTGGCTGTGTCTCGAACAACCATCTGCAAGTCTGTACATTTCCTTTAATATCATCACGCTGCGTGGTTATAATTTCTTCATCTTCTACATTGCTAAAATACTTGATGGCATCAAGCGGTTGTGTTTCAAAGAGCCACTTTGCAGTTTTCACATCGCCAGATTGTATTTCCTCTTTGGATATACCCTTGATGATTTGAAACTTTTGAATACTTTCATCAAACTGATCAATAGGTGTTGTCTCAAACATCCATCTACATGTTCGGACATCACCCCTCACAATTTCTTCTCTCCTCACAGTTTTAACCTCATGATAGTGTCCAGCACTATCCTGAACAGCATATAGAGGAGTTGTTTCAAATAAAGTTCTATTTGACATTACAGCACCACTAGTAACACCATCCACTTGAATCTTCTTATATTCATCGGTGTGACTCAAATCCATGGTTTCAAACATCTTTCTGTGATTGTTGACATCACCTTTTTTGATTTCTTCCAGCTGAATTGTTTTTGTATATTTTTCTTTCTCCTCCCCAATCATCTCAAGTGGTTGGGTCTCAAAAAGCCATGTCTGGTGTCTCACATCCCCTTTTTCTTCTTCAGAAGCAACCACATGTTTAAGCTTTCCAACATCTGGGCTGTCCTTTAAGGTGTCCATTGGAACAGTCTCAAATAAGTGTTTTGTTGAACGCACATCACCTCCTATTATTTCTTCAGTTTCTATAGGTCTTGCATTATCATTGTCTTTTAGTGAGTCAAATGGTTGGGTTTCAAACATCCAGCATTGTCTACTAACATCAGCACCTTGTATTTCTTCCTGATACTCGGCTGAAGTATCTGTTTCTAACTGTTCTTTGATGCTGTCTAGAGAATGTGTTTCAAATAACCATTTAGCCTTGTTCACACCGCCTTTATTAACTTCCTCCCTAGAGATACCACATACAACCTTTACATTTGAAATGTCCTTATGAATCATATCTAAATGTTTTGTCTCAAACAGCCAGCGTGCAGTTCTTACATCTCCTCTTTCAATCTCCTCTCTTTTGACAGTTTTGATTTCCAGCACTTGACCAGACTGATCCCTAATGACATAGAGAGGTTGAGTTTCAAATAACTTTGTTGTTTTCTTCACATTTCCTTTAATTTCTTCAACTTCAGTTTTCAGATGCAGGAAGTTAATTTCATCCACTGAATCTAAGTGCCCAAGTGTATCAAGGGACTGAGTTTCAAATAAATATCTTGCCGTTTTAACATCACCGGCAGTAATGTCTTTTGTGGTTAAAGTTTCTGTTGCCTGCTCATCTTCATGGTGAATCTTATTCATTGTGTCAAGTGGCTGTGTTTCAAACAACCAGGTGGCAGTGCGGACATCCCCTCTTGCTAATTCAGGGATCTTACCAGTGGTTTCTGTAGATTCAGGAGAACTTACACCAAGTGTATCAATAGCTTGTGACTCAAACATCCATGCTGTGTACTTCACATCACCTCCTCCTATCATCTCTTGTTGTGAAATGCATTTTGTCTCATTTTGGTCTGGGGATTCATCCTTTATAGAATCTAATGGTTGAGTCTCAAACATCCAGCGCATGGACTGTACCTCTCCTTTAAGGATCTCATCCCATTCTAAATACTCTCTTTCTGGGCTCATACATTTATGGGGGCTCAGGCCAGTGTGTTCAAAGACATATTTAGCCTGTTGCACATCTCCCATTACATCATTATTTTTCGTTTCGTTTGTCACAATCTCACTGATCTCTTGTATAAATTCCTTTTCCAGGTTCTTTCTCATCCCTGGATTAATATGTTTATACAAACGCTTTAGCTCATAAAGATTCCTTTGCTTTGAATACAAGTCCTTAGGAATGATTTGTTTTGCCGAAGAAAGAGGGAGTTCGGGAGATTGCGAGAAATAAGTTGTTTCTGATGGTTCATTGAGTAAatctggtggtggaggagggaactCTTCCATGCTTCCACAGTTACTGGACACTGAAGCCGCTGTGCTGCCTATTTCTCTTAATGATGTGGCTTCAGAAATCTTGCCCGCTGTAGTGGAGATGTTGGAAGTAGAAACATCAGGAGGCCACTGCATCTCTTGGAAGTTGTGCTCTGTCTTAATGGAAAAGTCAATAATCATGTTGAACTATGCATAGCTTTTGTTGCTGTTTCTGAGCATTCAGTCTGTTTCACATCAGTCTTCATGCAATGCCATGTCAACACACCATCTTCATTATATTCCACCAAACATTCAATTCAATGTCACAATGCAATATTGACAAAAAAATGGAAGACTGTTTAGTAATATTACTTTGTTTCCTCAAATCCTTCTCTGTTTGATGGTTTTCACAATTAAGGAAGCTATGTGGTGTTAAAGTGATTTCTTACCTTTCCGTTTTCTTCAAAATATTCTTAATTTCTCCATAATGGTTCTTTTTCATCCCTAATTGTATGACTTAGTGAAACAAAAATACTTTACATTGGGGAAAGTGATGAAAGGGGTTATAATATTTCTAAGATGATAGGAAGTGGAACAGATAATGATGTGCAGCAGAGAAAAGAAATGTTAAGAATTAGAACAAAAAGATATAAAGTTAGAAAAATTACACTTTTCCAGTTTAAAAACTCTGCATATCAAATGTGCATTTCTTGCATTTATAAGTGTTATCAGTAAACAAGCAATGTTAATAGTCAATCCTGACAACGTGCACACATTCAAGAACAGTGTAATATATACCTTAATCTTTTTGGTGGTGTTAGTCGCTATTTGGGTGGGCTGGGCTGTTTTTTCAAACTGCTGTTTTAACATCTGAGTGGAGACTTTTGGCTTTTCATCTTCAGTCACTCCATCTACTGTTCAAACATAAAAGAAATATATGAATAATATCCTTGAAATAAAAGGAGAAAGCAAAATACAATCTCCCATGTGATGCACCATGTTTATTCTGTCTTTCTTTTCACAAAAGCCCTCCCCAGATACTATCAATGCCCTTCACAAACTCACCAGCGAGAAAGCAAGCTTGAATTGGAGAAACTGGAAATTCAGCCCAGTATTTTTTTGAATTTTTGCACAGAAATTAATACACACTCCCAAGTGTGTATTAATATATATTTAAGAAAGACATCAGAAGTACAATTTATAATCCGCTCTCTTAATTAATAAGCCCCCTCCAACCATCACCACACATTGGTAAACACATCATCAATTTTAACTCTAGGGTCACCTTAATTCggtagggtcggagaatcgccgggggtcggcgtgaatcccgtccacgccggctgccgaattctccggcgcggagattcggtggggggcgggaatcgcgccggtcggtgccccccccccccccccacgatgggccgaagtcccgctcgttctatgcaggtctcgccggcgtaaattggagttggccccttaccggcgggacctggcggcacgggcgggctccagggtcctggggcaggcatggggcgatctggccccggggggtgcccccacggtggcctggcccacgatcggcgccCAAcgttctgcgggcgggcctgtgccgtgggggcactctattcctacgcgcgacaccaaaggccttccccgccggccggcggggcgccaaccactccggggcgggcctagcccctgaaggtgcggcccgacgccagagcggttcacgccactccatcccgcgtggaccccccgccccaccgggtatgggagaatcccgcccaacctcTTGTTCTCAACCCTTCTGCCTACAGGAACAATTTCTCTATCtcgactctctctaaacccctcacaattctgaacacctccatcaaagcttctctcaaccttctcttctctaaggagaaTAGTCCCTTCTTCTGTGATCTCAGCCTCAACATCCAGTCCTTTCACTTATGCTATGCCACAGCACCACCTCAAGAAACGGTGGAATAAACTCAGGAATTTGATGTGTATGTACCAGAGATTTGATGATGAGAGCTTGTATTAATTACTACCAAGCTTTGGTTGTTAATTTCTAATTAATGTAGAATTAATTTCAGTTGTGAGTGGTTTATGACTCTTGAAGCTCAAAGTAACATAAGCTGAAGCATATGGCAAAAGTATTGATGTGGTACTCACCACGCATTGAATACAATTATAGCACTTACTCAATTGACTTTCAAGGTTGCCCACCATACTTGACAGATGAGTATTCTGTTCCATAACAGAGGCCTGTAGAGACACATCAAGTTTACTCATACAGAATCGATTAGAGTGCAGTAAAACACATCAAAAATGTAACAATCACGTCGTCGTCATATCCCAGGCATTTTAAACTGTCATTAGCTAAAAACAAGTTTCAGTTTTAAAGCAGTGCTGTACTTTACAAAGTGAATTCATTGAATTTCTTGAGCTTTAGCTCACAAATCTCCACAAGCTATTTGGCACAAAGGCAAAACACTGCTGAAAACCTGAAACAGAAAATTCTGTAAACATTCAACAGATCTGGCTGCTTCTGTGAACAGAGGAACAAAGTTAATACGTGAAACTTTATCTTGACAGATCTACACATC
This genomic window from Scyliorhinus torazame isolate Kashiwa2021f chromosome 2, sScyTor2.1, whole genome shotgun sequence contains:
- the LOC140389546 gene encoding xin actin-binding repeat-containing protein 2-like isoform X3, translating into MNPNHESSTDYCEKMVDFSKLGSIDYTVDNISSAAVISDEPSQAETVPLDIQETIPLKDRLAMYQAAVSKKESNSSSVVAAEEEARALPGGLASVKKQFESHNTVAHYQQQTVQDVTSTRKVQVNNCTRKNDQANGPPSTSEEHISYTMETASVMEQNTHLSSMVGNLESQLIDGVTEDEKPKVSTQMLKQQFEKTAQPTQIATNTTKKIKTEHNFQEMQWPPDVSTSNISTTAGKISEATSLREIGSTAASVSSNCGSMEEFPPPPPDLLNEPSETTYFSQSPELPLSSAKQIIPKDLYSKQRNLYELKRLYKHINPGMRKNLEKEFIQEISEIVTNETKNNDVMGDVQQAKYVFEHTGLSPHKCMSPEREYLEWDEILKGEVQSMRWMFETQPLDSIKDESPDQNETKCISQQEMIGGGDVKYTAWMFESQAIDTLGVSSPESTETTGKIPELARGDVRTATWLFETQPLDTMNKIHHEDEQATETLTTKDITAGDVKTARYLFETQSLDTLGHLDSVDEINFLHLKTEVEEIKGNVKKTTKLFETQPLYVIRDQSGQVLEIKTVKREEIERGDVRTARWLFETKHLDMIHKDISNVKVVCGISREEVNKGGVNKAKWLFETHSLDSIKEQLETDTSAEYQEEIQGADVSRQCWMFETQPFDSLKDNDNARPIETEEIIGGDVRSTKHLFETVPMDTLKDSPDVGKLKHVVASEEEKGDVRHQTWLFETQPLEMIGEEKEKYTKTIQLEEIKKGDVNNHRKMFETMDLSHTDEYKKIQVDGVTSGAVMSNRTLFETTPLYAVQDSAGHYHEVKTVRREEIVRGDVRTCRWMFETTPIDQFDESIQKFQIIKGISKEEIQSGDVKTAKWLFETQPLDAIKYFSNVEDEEIITTQRDDIKGNVQTCRWLFETQPMDALYEKVDIKNEVDEIQKGDVETCTWLFETQPLDAIKDHSETILTTRTVQREDIQGSDVRMACFLFETEPLGNIQGEKEEFRQVTKIDIQSGDVSRKKWIFENKSLDLINSSSEEMLKKIKSMTAEDIQKGNVINCTWLFENHPIDAIKENAEERAILRTINDVQGGDVDKGRFIFETYSLDQIKEDSSETTDLNRFSMEQIEKGDVKNYTMLFETQPLYAIKDKEGCYHEVTTVRKEEVISGDVRGTRWLFETKPLDLIKETDEVYVIKAVTQEDIQKGDVTSARWRFETQPLDKITDHEKVKFKTVSDVQGGNVRSSTQLFESDRDQKYVRTVSVSEIQHGNVRTATWLFESHTIDEIKGEDAEYKEIETVGREDIQKGDVKQAIWLFEKQPLNSVKEVNDTHLKILHEEIPQVDVKTTTWLFETTPLHQFNESAVERSEIIGKNIEGTLKSLYDCKLLQSQGIIIEADEVGDVRMAKYQLLNQTSPEVEKEQIIRGDLQKIMIELLSKKDSTEKGITVDPNEKGNIHLTRAQLLKKTTDINVEKEEILGCDIQQVISNLLSRDSSAKKGILIQESEKGDVKMTVYSLLNRSDNMKVQQGEVTKGDIQAAIDKLIAATSQSSELAQKVRVNDTEKGNVQFYTTCIESGALDYLKVLQQGTDESTMAQQKAEEIIYGDVEGAKQKLKKQQTQIERTVAESEILFGDVQNAVLTFMAEKQTVSASVEKEEIVRGDLRAALYSLNQAINQPTVVEKEQVVRGNLSATLKSLEEAKSQKTCIEKFEVIPGDIKGTLDSLGKSKYTNIEVVEGDGEHGDLQCISKCLDNVQNKKEQAERGIRMRTDLQSSMRNVLETASEKKVLHWISNKGDAKATIQNLQHPSEQWMQPQASGTGAVQNKIHQESHKQKTVAKDTGHKRGACNSIKPLLTTQEQSWMDITKNVNTIQTKHESIKIVNVKADDSVKSDIQDEVQSLSPPDKQHQSKVNEVVKEDITKTLDVHSTRRTSKCSGAQSVQATRIKSTDDTYDAHKIREPFGSFDKQIAKQLVSVSADGQSSFQPPRTSEIIEIPKADIFTDIETVVAQVMNSQPIQGTSIVQQMAQVSNQTVQTSTSQSIMEYDIKSKQEIKRNNELHKTIDNHSQRGNKGLASKIKSGTTSFEKVRISTNKMDIQTQNTRKKGLSHEKMDKKSMSGVQFTIPPAPLSSHGKFVLSPPPSHIEEDGQMFPLPPPPPPPLVQIKSEMYETELPPSPFPTPPPPPPPISPTIPLLQEMFTAGHLLPPSPSPSDLNLLPLPSSHPRSPSQQRKLVNKASKLQPSPKMPNLEYNKQKEQLKNLQLISKPNVTIAEDPMSSKQDIQQQKHEPAQGKHPEPVQHLTRPQVIQSPPHQPEIRPVQKPTQENPAQAASAVNHAFMPPNPSSTRETIKPQPYARKFKTPLMVAEEKYRKEREEMERSRAAKMAWPTNLGKPATAASKSPTKGGSENSFTVMPSVLPNVKSSADHLTSPAGQVVQRENMPPVQKYQIYPKPAETPTAEQHIHPEPSEPTASEVLISTLDSSSQTAVVAASEQLHHILKYSSDVTSNKEDIFNAFKGSVKDIGLETIKQDKETHAKAQEQPGHIKPQSVPSPKFKVKTTQLSKGGHTMQEKKESALSYKEEQKQILKPEENKSQEKTATKQFQLKQNNCMDVAKQEQHNVIVQQHNHMGKYYLSATESKDHNIETTTIPQTLATNVAQDQVKNKKAAQHNQQTYRAHSEETQKVQEKKGKGAVYKEIKNEKMQMHHVKAQKEVFPKFQGEQDQQKADLIVNNQKPLGEHHDWKEMLFSENQIEHKIEQGSFQATEEQSFYVKHAGTKQGLAPAHMERTNQEKEESGSTAIHEKEFDKGIARHYVEISDSYRKREELQNILFRLIQFEKANDNMDLNALKAFLEVVPKWLTDVHRFPMKDIKGNDLQKMKKELTQIKERALLKLAYFDESIQKALISMSGLKPEKETFSGSTPSQKISKISIGSCKLDKQGKRNVEEQACESRRQQLSEPAGQRAQSPAKRMPSPSPSYITIESTARRTESPLRTVSSPPLSQKAYSTPSPVHQETTQMSPIPMHSSDMPTSRIRTSSTSPSLPRSKRYDQLAKLKGTTAKLSQGISQSTQSTHVQVAEKRSEIIPSPATLRRQLKIDTPVTDILPKHESPVKSVTVKDMTEMFEEARRSEKNKVYMRKDPIDIPERLGSDTEDSESAAGKQNVQMPKVDLSECVHKFEVPDQAISFQKEPVIITERSGTDGEANLFGKIPLFEEIPTFDVKPVFESSGQMTIPIKHEQPQGDGKHLKKSKYSQRVKEGIKAATQSRPYPDVINKQLAHVDGFVTEATGSRTRIQHSEMFSGIDSRHAPPTYEDVISGQILDMSADNTPEELLKNFQKTWQESERVFRSLGYEISDTSETRWQEDALQEDVLTENTGSYQGDLHSLSKDSVSYGKSDCRHANLS